The following nucleotide sequence is from Pueribacillus theae.
TATTTAAAAGGATTGGAATCACCGCTTAAAAATCCGAAAGGCTTCGATCTTGTTATTGTTCGTGAAAATAGCGAAGGCGAATATAGTGAAGTAGGAGGGCGTATTTATCAAGGGGAAGATGAGATAGCAATACAGAACAATGTTTTTTCGCGTAAAGCATCTGAAAGAGCAATGCATTATGCTTTTCAATTAGCAGAAAAGCGGAAAAACTATGTCACAAGTGCAACAAAGTCAAACGGCATCGTTTACAGCATGCCTTTTTGGGATGAAATTTTTAAAAGTGTGTCGGAGAAATACAATATAAAAACAGATTCATTTCATATTGACGCCCTTTCGGCCTATTTCATTACAAAACCAGAAATGTTTGATGTTGTTGTTGCCAGCAACTTATTTGGTGATATTTTATCAGACATTGGTGCTGCGATTATGGGGAGCATAGGCATCGCACCGGCGGCAAACATTCATTTAGATGGCGAATATCCGTCAATGTTTGAACCAGTGCACGGTTCAGCCCCGGATATCGCAGGAAAAGGGATTGCCAATCCAATCGGCCAAATTTGGACAGGAAAAATGATGCTCGATCATTTAGGTGAAAAAAATGCTGCGGACAACATCATGTCAGCAATTGAACAAACCATTGCAAACGGAATAAAAACACCCGATCTTAGTGGAAGTGCATCAACAAAAGAAGTGACAGAAGCGATAATCAGTTATTTAAAATGATTTTGTGAATAATGCCAAACGATATAAAGGTGAAGCAAGTATGGACCTTGAGTTTTTGAGACATGCATTGACAGAAGAAAATATTAAAGAATTTCTTGAACAATATCGAGCGCTAGGGCCGCTTCCAGGTATTTTTCTGCCTTTTTTGGAAGCTTTCATGCCATTTTTGCCGTTATTTATTTTTGTTGCAGGCAATGCTTTCGTTTACGGCCTTTGGCTTGGTTTTCTTTATTCTTGGGTAGGTACAAGCATTGGAACTGTTCTCGTTTTTTTTGTTATTCGAAGGTTTGCGAGGCATCGAATTCTTCGATTCATTTCGAAATTGAAAAAAGTCCAGCAAACAATGCATTGGTTTGAGCGAAGAGGCTTTGGTGTCGTGTTTTTGATTTTTTGTTTTCCTTTTACCCCCTCATCGTTAGTTACTGTTGTTGTGGGGCTTTCCCAAATGAATGCGATCAGTTTTATGCTTGCAGCTTTTTTAGGGAAAATGGTGATGATCTTTATCGTTTCTTTTATTGGCCACGATTTTTTTGATTTGCTTAAAGATCCCGTTCAGCTTATCCTTGTTTCTGCTCTTACATTTATTTTATGGCTGGGCGGAAAGTATTTGGAAATGAAGTTGAAACAGAAAACAATTCAGAAGAACAAAAAAGAAATAGAATAGCGGCAAACTAAAGGACGGTTAGATCGATCAAAGCCAATTAACGAAGTAACCCCTTTATGCAATCGACGCATAAAGGGGTTATGATTTTGTTATTTTAGAGTGGATTGCTTGCTTTGTTTTTTTGATAGCCAAGTTTCTTTCGTGTAAGCCATTTCCCAAAATGCAAGTTCATATTCTTTGGCGATGACAAACTGTTCTTTGATCTTTTCCTTTTCTTTTCCGCTTGCATCCTGTGCAAGTTGGTCCATCAGATCGATTTGCTCTTCGGTCGATGTTTGGAACCAGTCGCTTGCATAAGTATGGAGCCAATTTTGGTAAATTTGTTCGTTCGGTTTCGCGTTCATGTTCTTTTTGCCAATATCAGCATATAACCAATAGCATGGAAGCATCGCAGCGACCGTTTGTGCCAAACTGCCGGAGAGAGCCGCACGGTACAGATGTGATGTGTAAGCATAAGCGGTAGGGGCGGGTTTAAAATTCTTCATCTCTTCGTCAGTAATGTTTAACAGATTCGCATGTTCCTGATGGACGGTTAGTTCCGCTTGGGCGGTAAGCTTCGCTTTTTCAGCCAGCATGGCGGAAACTTGGAAGTCATCTGCTTGTGCGGCAGCCATGGCATGGACCTTTCCAAAATGCTTCAAGTAGTAAATGTCTTGGAGAATATAATATTTAAACGTTTCCAACGGCAAGTCACCGTTCACAATCCCTAAGACGAACGGGTGATTCAAACTTTGCTCCCAACTATCCTTTGTCGCTTGTCGCAGTTCCTCTGTAAAACGCATATAAAAATCCTCCTTTTTTGTTTCACCTGAAAAGGAGGAATAGATGACTGATCACACCATTCTTGTACCGTTAAAGGTTGTTCAAAAAGTCCGGGAACGATAGGCTGCGAATCTCTTCGTCAGCTTGCTCTTCCGCTCCTCACGTATCCTACAAACATACGCTGCGGTGCTCAGAGCTACGCTTCCTCGACCTTCTTGCCTCTCGTTGTCCTCCTTTTTGAACACGCACTTATTGGCAAACAGTACAAATCGAACGTCCACTTTCCTCCGCTGGTTTTAACCAGTTCAGGTTCTAAGGGTCTTAAAGTCCACTTTAATCTCAGCCTTTTAAAAAGGCACCCCTAGCGGAAACAAATGATTTAATTTTCTATCAGTTTATCATACTGTGGCTAATTGTCAAATTGTTCTTTGGAAAAAATGTCAGCGAATTCGTTAGACATTAAA
It contains:
- a CDS encoding tartrate dehydrogenase, with protein sequence MNTYKIAVIPGDGIGNEVVPKALEVLKQAAELNGTFQLECTTFPWSCDYYMEHGKMMPDDGLEQLKKFDAIFLGAVGDPARVPDHVSLWGLLLKIRRQFKQQLNVRPAKYLKGLESPLKNPKGFDLVIVRENSEGEYSEVGGRIYQGEDEIAIQNNVFSRKASERAMHYAFQLAEKRKNYVTSATKSNGIVYSMPFWDEIFKSVSEKYNIKTDSFHIDALSAYFITKPEMFDVVVASNLFGDILSDIGAAIMGSIGIAPAANIHLDGEYPSMFEPVHGSAPDIAGKGIANPIGQIWTGKMMLDHLGEKNAADNIMSAIEQTIANGIKTPDLSGSASTKEVTEAIISYLK
- a CDS encoding TVP38/TMEM64 family protein, which codes for MDLEFLRHALTEENIKEFLEQYRALGPLPGIFLPFLEAFMPFLPLFIFVAGNAFVYGLWLGFLYSWVGTSIGTVLVFFVIRRFARHRILRFISKLKKVQQTMHWFERRGFGVVFLIFCFPFTPSSLVTVVVGLSQMNAISFMLAAFLGKMVMIFIVSFIGHDFFDLLKDPVQLILVSALTFILWLGGKYLEMKLKQKTIQKNKKEIE
- the tenA gene encoding thiaminase II; protein product: MRFTEELRQATKDSWEQSLNHPFVLGIVNGDLPLETFKYYILQDIYYLKHFGKVHAMAAAQADDFQVSAMLAEKAKLTAQAELTVHQEHANLLNITDEEMKNFKPAPTAYAYTSHLYRAALSGSLAQTVAAMLPCYWLYADIGKKNMNAKPNEQIYQNWLHTYASDWFQTSTEEQIDLMDQLAQDASGKEKEKIKEQFVIAKEYELAFWEMAYTKETWLSKKQSKQSTLK